Proteins encoded in a region of the Vitis riparia cultivar Riparia Gloire de Montpellier isolate 1030 chromosome 7, EGFV_Vit.rip_1.0, whole genome shotgun sequence genome:
- the LOC117918617 gene encoding amino acid permease 4-like isoform X2 — translation MLQVDKKPHQMLHLPSDVLPHDISKCLDDDGRPKRTGTVWTASAHIITSIIGSGVLSLAWAVAQLGWIGGPTVILMFAVVMCYTSSLLADCYRSGDPISGKRNYTYMEVVQSNLGGAKVKICGIIQYCNLFGITVGYTIATSVSMMAVMRSNCFHRSGNKNPCHESSNPYMIMFGIIEIVLSQIPDFDQIWWLSILASIMSFTYSSIGLGLGVSTVAANGTFKGTLTGISIGTITRTQKLWKCFQALANIAFSYCYSFVLVEIQDTIKSPPSEATTMKKANLISVAITTSFYMLCGCMGYAALGDQAPGNLLTEFGFRDPFWLIDIANIAIVIHLVGAYQVFSQPIFAFIEKWLSKKCPSSTFITKEIKVPIPCWGVYNLNLFRLVWRSAFVMVTTLVSMLLPFFNDVLGIIGAFAFWPLAVYFPVEMYIAQRRIPKWGVKWTCFQMLSLACLMISIVAGIGSIAGVVTDLRAYQPFKTRY, via the exons ATGCTGCAG gtgGATAAGAAACCACACCAAATGCTTCATCTCCCAAGTGATGTCCTTCCACATGATATATCAAAATGCTTGGACGACGATGGCCGCCCAAAAAGAACAG GAACTGTTTGGACTGCAAGTGCCCACATAATCACATCTATTATCGGATCCGGGGTGCTTTCATTAGCATGGGCTGTAGCTCAGCTAGGATGGATTGGTGGACCAACTGTAATTCTCATGTTCGCAGTTGTAATGTGTTATACTTCATCTCTACTAGCAGACTGTTACAGGTCAGGTGATCCCATATCTGGAAAGAGAAACTATACTTACATGGAGGTCGTTCAATCCAATCTTGGTGGAGCAAAGGTCAAGATATGTGGCATAATCCAGTACTGCAATCTTTTCGGAATCACGGTTGGATACACTATTGCAACATCTGTAAGCATGAT GGCAGTTATGCGGTCTAATTGTTTCCACAGGAGTGGCAATAAGAACCCATGCCATGAGTCGAGCAACCCTTACATGATCATGTTTGGCATTATTGAAATCGTGTTGTCTCAGATTCCAGACTTCGATCAAATATGGTGGCTCTCTATTCTTGCCTCCATCATGTCCTTTACTTACTCTTCAATAGGTCTAGGCCTCGGGGTTTCTACTGTTGCAG CAAATGGAACTTTCAAGGGTACTCTCACCGGAATAAGCATCGGAACCATCACAAGAACACAAAAGCTATGGAAGTGTTTCCAGGCTTTGGCTAACATAGCATTTTCATACTGCTATTCATTTGTCCTCGTTGAAATTCAG GACACAATCAAGTCCCCTCCGTCAGAAGCAACAACAATGAAAAAGGCCAACCTGATAAGTGTAGCGATAACAACATCTTTCTATATGCTTTGTGGCTGCATGGGCTATGCAGCTTTAGGGGATCAAGCTCCTGGAAACCTCCTCACTGAGTTTGGCTTCCGTGATCCATTTTGGCTCATTGATATTGCCAACATCGCCATAGTAATCCACCTTGTTGGAGCTTACCAAGTCTTTTCTCAACCAATTTTTGCCTTCATTGAAAAATGGTTGTCCAAGAAATGTCCAAGTAGCACATTTATCACCAAGGAAATCAAGGTTCCAATACCATGCTGGGGAGTCTATAATCTAAACCTCTTTAGATTAGTATGGAGATCGGCTTTTGTTATGGTAACCACCCTTGTATCAATGTTGCTCCCATTCTTCAATGACGTCTTGGGAATAATAGGGGCATTCGCGTTCTGGCCTCTTGCTGTTTACTTCCCCGTCGAGATGTATATCGCTCAGAGAAGGATACCAAAATGGGGTGTCAAATGGACTTGCTTTCAAATGCTGAGTCTGGCGTGTCTTATGATCTCTATTGTAGCTGGAATTGGTTCAATCGCCGGTGTTGTGACCGATCTTAGGGCTTACCAGCCGTTCAAGACTAGATACTAG
- the LOC117918617 gene encoding amino acid permease 4-like isoform X1 — translation MVEEHLFSNSVMKKAAIHIGLWTQVDKKPHQMLHLPSDVLPHDISKCLDDDGRPKRTGTVWTASAHIITSIIGSGVLSLAWAVAQLGWIGGPTVILMFAVVMCYTSSLLADCYRSGDPISGKRNYTYMEVVQSNLGGAKVKICGIIQYCNLFGITVGYTIATSVSMMAVMRSNCFHRSGNKNPCHESSNPYMIMFGIIEIVLSQIPDFDQIWWLSILASIMSFTYSSIGLGLGVSTVAANGTFKGTLTGISIGTITRTQKLWKCFQALANIAFSYCYSFVLVEIQDTIKSPPSEATTMKKANLISVAITTSFYMLCGCMGYAALGDQAPGNLLTEFGFRDPFWLIDIANIAIVIHLVGAYQVFSQPIFAFIEKWLSKKCPSSTFITKEIKVPIPCWGVYNLNLFRLVWRSAFVMVTTLVSMLLPFFNDVLGIIGAFAFWPLAVYFPVEMYIAQRRIPKWGVKWTCFQMLSLACLMISIVAGIGSIAGVVTDLRAYQPFKTRY, via the exons gtgGATAAGAAACCACACCAAATGCTTCATCTCCCAAGTGATGTCCTTCCACATGATATATCAAAATGCTTGGACGACGATGGCCGCCCAAAAAGAACAG GAACTGTTTGGACTGCAAGTGCCCACATAATCACATCTATTATCGGATCCGGGGTGCTTTCATTAGCATGGGCTGTAGCTCAGCTAGGATGGATTGGTGGACCAACTGTAATTCTCATGTTCGCAGTTGTAATGTGTTATACTTCATCTCTACTAGCAGACTGTTACAGGTCAGGTGATCCCATATCTGGAAAGAGAAACTATACTTACATGGAGGTCGTTCAATCCAATCTTGGTGGAGCAAAGGTCAAGATATGTGGCATAATCCAGTACTGCAATCTTTTCGGAATCACGGTTGGATACACTATTGCAACATCTGTAAGCATGAT GGCAGTTATGCGGTCTAATTGTTTCCACAGGAGTGGCAATAAGAACCCATGCCATGAGTCGAGCAACCCTTACATGATCATGTTTGGCATTATTGAAATCGTGTTGTCTCAGATTCCAGACTTCGATCAAATATGGTGGCTCTCTATTCTTGCCTCCATCATGTCCTTTACTTACTCTTCAATAGGTCTAGGCCTCGGGGTTTCTACTGTTGCAG CAAATGGAACTTTCAAGGGTACTCTCACCGGAATAAGCATCGGAACCATCACAAGAACACAAAAGCTATGGAAGTGTTTCCAGGCTTTGGCTAACATAGCATTTTCATACTGCTATTCATTTGTCCTCGTTGAAATTCAG GACACAATCAAGTCCCCTCCGTCAGAAGCAACAACAATGAAAAAGGCCAACCTGATAAGTGTAGCGATAACAACATCTTTCTATATGCTTTGTGGCTGCATGGGCTATGCAGCTTTAGGGGATCAAGCTCCTGGAAACCTCCTCACTGAGTTTGGCTTCCGTGATCCATTTTGGCTCATTGATATTGCCAACATCGCCATAGTAATCCACCTTGTTGGAGCTTACCAAGTCTTTTCTCAACCAATTTTTGCCTTCATTGAAAAATGGTTGTCCAAGAAATGTCCAAGTAGCACATTTATCACCAAGGAAATCAAGGTTCCAATACCATGCTGGGGAGTCTATAATCTAAACCTCTTTAGATTAGTATGGAGATCGGCTTTTGTTATGGTAACCACCCTTGTATCAATGTTGCTCCCATTCTTCAATGACGTCTTGGGAATAATAGGGGCATTCGCGTTCTGGCCTCTTGCTGTTTACTTCCCCGTCGAGATGTATATCGCTCAGAGAAGGATACCAAAATGGGGTGTCAAATGGACTTGCTTTCAAATGCTGAGTCTGGCGTGTCTTATGATCTCTATTGTAGCTGGAATTGGTTCAATCGCCGGTGTTGTGACCGATCTTAGGGCTTACCAGCCGTTCAAGACTAGATACTAG